The following are encoded in a window of Heteronotia binoei isolate CCM8104 ecotype False Entrance Well chromosome 9, APGP_CSIRO_Hbin_v1, whole genome shotgun sequence genomic DNA:
- the GIMD1 gene encoding GTPase IMAP family member GIMD1 encodes MSSDSKMTLNLLLLGRTQSGKSASGNILLGSIDFASCLSLHSVTTSCSLGRSSHISDLARRSGSQLTVQVQVLDTPGYPHSSLSKEQVSQEVKSALAQHFGEEGLHLALLVLRADIPLCVEEDDHSTQLVQELLGPKWKDYTAVLFTHADRVEKAKINTEEYLHAASDTLQKLLQSVQQKYIFIDNHTTILKEENRKALRKIMGFLRQNNYQTIVFR; translated from the exons ATGTCCAGTGATAGCAAGATGACCCTCAACCTTCTGCTGCTTGGGAGGACACAGAGTGGGAAAAGTGCTTCAGGAAATATCCTTTTAGGCAGCATCGACTTTGCTAGTTGCCTGTCTCTCCATTCGGTGACCACATCTTGCAGTCTAGGCCGCAGCAGTCACATTTCGGATCTTGCACGCCGAAGTGGTAGTCAACTAACAGTGCAGGTGCAGGTCCTGGACACTCCTGGATATCCTCACAGTAGCTTGAGCAAAGAGCAGGTGTCTCAAGAAGTGAAAAGTGCTTTAGCTCAGCACTTTGGAGAGGAGGGCCTGCACTTAGCACTTTTGGTCCTCAGAGCTGACATCCCACTTTGTGTAGAGGAAGATGACCATTCAACCCAGTTAGTCCAG GAACTGCTTGGTCCTAAATGGAAGGATTATACTGCTGTCTTATTTACTCATGCAGATCGGGTTGAAAAGGCTAAGATCAACACAGAAGAATACTTGCATGCTGCCTCAGACACACTACAAAAACTCCTGCAGTCAGTACAGCAAAAATACATTTTCATAGATAACCATACAACCATATTGAAAGAGGAAAACCGAAAAGCTTTGAGAAAAATTATGGGGTTTCTAAGACAAAACAATTACCAAACAATTGTATTCAGATAA